The genomic window GTGCGCTGAAACTGGTTTCGGGAACGACGGTTCAGGATGGCAAATATGCCGTAGTCCGCGGATTGCCCGACCGCTATGTGGTATCGTTGCTCAACGGCGTGCGTCTGCCGACGGCCGATCCGGATAAACGCGCCGTGCAGCTGGATCAATATCCATCGTCGTTGATCGAGAGTGTTCGAGTCCTGAAATCATTCACTCCGGATCAGCAGGGCGATGCTTCCGGCGGTGCCGTGGACGTGGTCTTGCGGGGCATCCCTGAAAAGCGCGTGCTCAAGTTCAGTGTCGGTACCAAATACAACGAAAATTATGGCGGAGATGAATTTCTCTCATATGACACCAGCGAGAATGATTATTGGGGGCAGCGCGAATTTGAGCCCGCCGAAGACCTCGCTGAAACAATAGATGGTGAGCAGAGAAACGATCGACCCATTGCGCAATACCCCACGACTTCGTATGGGGTTAGCCAGACCGATCAACCGGAAAACTATAGTTGGGGCATCGAGCTGGGAGACCGGTATGACCTTGACCTGTTCGGTGAGGAGGTCTCGGTCGGGGGGCTTGCCGCATTCAACTACGAGCAAAGCGCAACCTACTATGAAGGAATTTCTGATAAATACACCCTGGCTCCGGATAACACCTATACGAATACGGGAACCATTTCCAAGGAGGTGGATAGCGAACACGTTGCGTTGACGGATATGTGGGATATTAAAAAAGGCACCTATGAGATTAACTGGAGTGGTGCGGTAGGGATTGGCCTGGAGCACGAACTCCTGAAACTCAATTATCTGCATGTGTTCACCCATAATACGGAAGATACCGCCATCCAGTCCCTGGATTTCCGTGGACGTGAGACCTATAACCCCGAGTATGTTGATTTTGTCGAGCCGGAAAGCAGTTCGGATTACCTGCAAGACTTCTCGAGATACTACGCGCCATACCGGCGATCGGAATCGATCGTTTATGCAGAACGTGATACGGAGTCGGATCAGTTTGGCGGGGAGCTTACCCTTCCGGTTCCGGATTTGAACCTGGGGATCATTAAGTTCAAGCGGCCGGTATTGGACATCAAATTGTCCGATAGCTCATCCTCGTTGTGGAAGCAGAAGGAAATGCTGGACTATTTTTGGTATCCCGGAAAGGCGACAACGGAGATTGCCGAGGGGTGGGAATGGGATGCGGGGATTCCTACGGATGACATTCTTCCGGGGGCGCTGGAAAACTTTGTGTCAGGGGCCGCCTGGTTGAATCCTTTCACGAATTCCCTGGGGGAAGTGAAAGCCCCGCCTGCGGTAACTGAAAAGTGGATTACCGACTATGCGGCTTTTAAGAGCTATATCGAGCGTCATCCCGAGTTGGGTTTGGTTTTCCCGCAGTACGCCTGGTATAACGGAAACGTTAATGTGGACGGATCGAATCCGCAGGAGATAACCGGAGTTGAGTCCAACGGCACCTACGTGGCCGATTCGGGGATTCAGTTGGGCAACTATCAGGTGATTTGGCAAGAGGTGGTCGAGGATAGCGATCAGGTTGCCTTCAACTATAAGTGGGATTTTGAAAACTGGACGGCCAACAAAGGGTTCTTTAAGGCCGGCATTTTCCAGGATCGCGTCGACCGCAAATATTTCCAACAAACCCTAAGCAACATTTCGCCGGATCCCAGTGTGTCGTTCGATACCGGATTCAAGGGCACTTGGGATGAGAGTCTGGCGGATCTGTTCGCGGCCGATTCGAATACCGCCGTGTATTCTTCCTTCGCCGATATTCAATACGATGGCGAACAGGATCTTGATGCCCATTATTTCATGCTCGATTTCCCCGTATTCGATTTCCTCACCGTCCGCGGGGGGGTAAGGCACGAAGAATTTGCGCTGAAAACATTCCTGGAGCCCGACGACTATCAGTATGCGCGAACCATCAAGTCGGGGGGCGGGCTTGGGTATCTTACGTCCAATGAAACGGGGTATGTGGAGGATGCCGATTATAGCCGGGTCGATAACCTGCCCTCGATCGGTTTCGACCTGACTCCCGTCGAGCCGATTACGTTCCGGTTCAACTGGGCTCAGACGGTGGCCAAGCAGCAGTTCAAGGAGGTCGTCCCCATCATTCAGCGTGAATACGCGGGAGCGGATGCGTTTTACGGTAATCCGGATCTGGTCGCCAGCCCGGTGGATAATCTCGATTTGCGTTTGGATTACACGCCTTATCCCGGTGGATTGATCTCCGTCTCCTACTTCACCAAGGACATCACGGATCCCATTCAATATTATAAGGGATATGATGACTACGGAAATGGATATACCTTTGTTACCAACTATTCTTCGGCCTGGGTCGATGGCTATGAATTTGAAATCCGGCAGGATCTAGGCCGCTTTTTCTCTCCGATGGAAGGCATGAGTGTCGGTGCCAACTACACGTACATTACCGGAGAGGTCGATCTGGGCAATGGCGAGACCAGCGATGTCATGGAGATGCCCGAATATCTGTACAACCTCTTCTGCACCTACGGCATTGATTTCATGGACACGAAAATCGGTCTGTTCTACACGCATCAGGGCGATACGCTTAAAACGGTTAAAAACGACGAAGGGACGCCGTCTCCAGCGATCTATGCGCTCGATTACGGCGCGCTCAACTTCACGATCTCAACCAAGTTGACCGATCATTTGAAACTCAGTTTCAAAGCCAAGAACCTAACCGACCCGGATATCCAAACGGTCTATCGGGTGGATGGATTGGGGGATGCGTTGCATACGTCGTATACCAAAGGGCGCGAGTATTCGGTAGGAGTCACGGCCTCCTGGTAACAACCCGCTAACATACCCCTCATTCAGCAATAATATTTTGACAATAGAACTCTAGCCCGAGGTGAACATGAAAAAACAAATATGGATGATTTTAGCCGTCTCCGGCGCGGTGGCCTGCCTGGCGCAGGACAACGAGCTGGAGCTCACGAAGGAGACGCTTTCGAAGTGGGTCGAAACCCGCAAGCTGATCTCTCAGGAAAAGGAAAAATGGGAACTCGAGCGTGAAGTGCTCGGCGACCGCATCGACCTGGTGCGCTCCGAACGCGACACCCTGTCCAGCAAGATCCACGAGACGCAGTCGCTCATTACCGACGCCGACAAGAAACGTGAGGATTTGGTTGAGGAGAACGATGCGCTCAAGAATGCCTCGGCCACGCTCGTTAACCGAATCTTCACATTGGAGCGCAGCGTGCTGAAGTTGCTGCCCACCCTCCCGGTACCGGTGCAGGATCGGATGAAGCCGCTCAGCCAGCGCATCCCGAAAAACCAGGAGACCGAGCTCTCCCTCTCCGAGCGCTACCAGAACGTCGTCGGCATCATCAATGAGCTCAACAAGGGCGCCAACGAAATCTCGGTCGTCAGCGAAGTGCGCGAGCTTCCCGATGGCAGCACGGCCGAGGTTCAGACCCTGTACCTCGGTTTTGCCCGGGCCTTCTACTGCACCAACAAGGGCGACATTGCCGGCGTTGGCCATCCCGGAGCCGAGGGTTGGGTCTGGACGTCCAACAACGCCATCGCCCAGCAGGTGGCCGATTCGATCTCCATTTTGAAAAACGAAAAAACGGCGGAGTTTATCCCGCTGCCCGTCGGCATCGATTAATTCGTCACTCGGAAAACGCTTTAAACCCAAACAGGAAATCAGATGAACGATTCAGGATTCTACCACACACACCTGCGGAACCGCATGGAGCGGATTGTGATTTTTATTGCGTCGGTATTAGTGCTTTGCTCGCTCTACGCATTCGCTGAACCCGAGGTGAAGATGCAGGAAAAACTCGATGCCAGCCTGCAGGAGCTTTCCAATATCAGGAAGGGCATCTCGCAGGAAAAGCTTCCGATGGTCAAAGGCCTTAATGCCCTTGAGGACGAGGTGATGGATGTTCGCCTCGAACACCAGAAGGTGATGCGCCAGCTCGATAGCCGCAATCTCGACCTCAACAACCTGCGCTCCGAAATCACGATGCGCAAGGGCGAGAAAAGCTATATTTCGAACCTGCTCGGCGAATATATCCGCAACTTCGAATCCCGCCTGCACATTGCCGAACTCGACATGTACCAGGAGGTCATCAAGGCCGCCGTGCTTGCGCCCGACAACACGAACCTTTCCGACGAGGAAATCTTCGTCAAGCAGACCGAGCTGGTCGAGGCCTCGATCCTGCGCCTGCAGAATTCGGTCGGCGGATCGGCCTTTGCCGGAAATGCCGCCGGGGACGACGGCCTCGTTAAAGACGGGCAGTTCATCGTGGTTGGCCCCGTGGCAATCTTCGCCTCGGACGACGGTTCCATGGCCGGCATCGCCGAGCAGCAGCTCGGTTCGCTCGAGCCCACGGTCATGCCGTTCGCCGACCCCGCCAACGCCGCCATGGTGGCTGCCACCATCAAGAACATGGGCGGCGACTTCCCGTTCGACGCGAGCCTGGGCAATGCCCGCAAGATTGCCGAAACCAACGAGACCTTTTCGGAGCATTTGGCCAAGGGCGGCAAAGTGGGCTATGTGATCGTCGGCATGTTCGTCCTCTGCATACTGGTTTCCATTTACAAGTGGATCCAGTTGTCGCTGGTGCCTCGCGTATCCGAAAAGCGGGCCATGCCGGTGCTGAAAGCTATTCTGGTGAACGACCATGAAACCGCCGCCGCCGAAATCCGGAAACTCAAGGGGCCGACCGGTGCCATGCTGACGGCCGGCATCGAGCATATCGACGAGCCGAAGGATCTGGTGGAGGAAGTCATGTATGAAGAGCTGCTGACCACCCGCATGAGCGTCAACAGCCTCACACCGGTTCTTGCCGTGTGTGCTTCGACCGCCCCGCTGATGGGGCTGCTGGGTACGGTGACCGGCATCATCAATACCTTCAAGATGATTACGGTCTTCGGATCGGGCGATGTGAAGACGCTTTCCGGCGGTATTTCCGAGGCGCTCGTCACCACCGAAATGGGGCTGGTGGTCGCGATCAGCGCGCTGGTCTTCTACGCCTTCCTCTCCCGCAAGGCCAAGAGCATTACCGACCAGATGGAGCAGATCGGCATTCTCTTCATCAACCGTTCGACCCGTGCGGTGGAAGACGAACCTGCCGCGGCAGCATAAATGGAAATAACCACAGAGCTCACTGAGGCACAGAGATAACTCAATTTCGATAGCAACGCCTCCGTGCCTTTGTGGTGAAAATACTATGAATCTGGATTTACAAGCTTTTTGGGAACAGACCCTCGCCATCTGGACGTCGGGCGGGTGGGCCATGATTGCCCTCGCGGCCGATGCCTTTCTGATCTTCTATCTGGGCATGAGTATCTTTTCCCGCATTCGGGCCAAGGGATACCTCTATGTTTCCGAGAAGAAGATGAAGCGTTGGGTGAAGGAGCCTGCCAAGGGGCGCGGCCCGGTCGGCAAAATGATCCGTTTTGTAATGGGCGCGCGCTCCCTGGAGGAGATCGGCATTTTCTTCGATGAGTTGAACCAGACCGAGATCGCGCCGCTCAACCGCGACCTGAAGGTGATGCAGACCTGCGTGAGCATCGCGCCGCTGATGGGGCTGCTCGGAACGGTGACCGGCATGCTGGCCACGTTCGCCGCGTTGGCCGGCGGATCGGGCGGCGACAAGACCATGGGCATGGTGGCCGGCGGCATTTCCGAGGCGTTGATCACCACCGAGACCGGCCTGCTGGTCGCGCTGCCGGGGCTTATTTTCCAATACAAACTGGCGCGCGAGCATGCGCAGTACAAGGCCTTCCTCGCCCACCTGCAGACCGTCTGCTCGCAGCGCATCTACAAACAAAGCCTAAGGAAGGCGGCGTAGGGAATTAAGAATGCAGAATTATGAATTAAGAATGGTTGGCGGGGCTTCCCCGCACCCCTTTAAAGGAAAGCGTCGCAGACCAATCATTCTTCATTCTGAAATCTTAATTCTTCATTAAATATACGGAGTACATACCATGGGACGTTTTAGTAGCAGCAGCGAAGACAGCTCGGAAGTGGCAGTGGATATTTCACCGCTCATCGACTGTGTATTCATTCTTCTCATCTTCTTCATCGTCACCACCACCTTCGTGGAGGAGACCGGTGTTGAAGTGGATAAACCGCAGGCCGCGTCGTCGGTGCAGTTGGAAAAGACCAGCATCATGATTGCGGTCACCGACAAGGGGCAGATCGTGTACGGCGGAAACGATATCGGCATTGCCGGAGTCCAGCCGCTGGTCAAGCGCATGATGCAGAAGGAAGACGTGCCGGTGATCGTGCAGGCCGACCAGAACGTGGCATCCGGCCTCATGGTGCGCGTGATCGACGAAGCGAAGCTGGCCGGCGCGGTCAAGGTGAGCATCGCCACCCGCAAGAAGCAGGGATAATCCGTGAGCGACCATGCCATAGTGAAATCCTTCCAGTGGGTGCTGAAGCAGGCGATGTATGCCGGCAGCGGGGTCGTGTTCGCGTTTCTGCTGTTCCTGCTGCTGCCGATTCTCCAGGTCATCACCAGTCCGCCGGCAAAGGATCTGACCATCCGTTCGGTCGATGCCGTGGTCGAGCCGCCGCCTCCGCCGCCTCCGATGGAGGAGCAGGAGGAACCGGAACCGGAGGAGCAGCCTCCGCCGCCCCCCGCGGTCGATGCGCAGCCGCTCGACCTTTCGCAGCTCGAGCTCGCGCTTAATCCGGGCGACGGTGGATTCGGTGGCGGCGACTTCGCCATCAATCTGGCGGGCGTGACCGGCAACAGCGACGAGGTGGATGCCATCTTTTCGCTCTCCGACCTCGACCAGAAGCCGCGCGTGGTCTACCAGCCCGCGCCGATCTATCCGCCGGAGCTGGCGCGCAAGAACATGCAGGGCACCGTCTATGTTTTGTTCATTGTCGACAAGACCGGCCGTACCCGCGACCTCAAGGTTCAGAAATCAACCCACCCGGCCTTCAACAACCCCGCGCTCAAGGCCGTGAAGCAGTGGAAGTTCGAGCCGGGTAAACGCAAGGGCAAGCCCGTCCAGTTCCGGATGCGCGTGCCGATCACCTTCCAAAAATAGGTACTCAACATGATTGCAAAACAACAGAATGAATTGGCCACGAAAGGCCGCAAAGAAAACAAAGCATTCCCTTTTGCGTCCTTTGCGCTCTCTTGTGGCAAAAAAATAATATTGCCGAGCCTGCTGTTTGTGGCAGCTTCCGTTTCCGCCAACGAAATGCTTGAACTGCTCGATGGGCTTCCGGGCGCCAAGGCGTCGGTGGCGCCCGCCGTGGCCGAGGCCGTGCATGCCGAAAAGGATATGTCCGCCATCGAGAAGAAGGAAGTCTCCATCAAGAAACCGGAATCGATGCAGGATCTCTCCATCTGGGACGAGGAACTCTTCCAGAAACAGTTCCTGGCCAGCTATGGCGCGAACGCCGAAATCGAACCGCGCGTCTCCGCCGTCGAGCACGAGCAGATGCAGAAGGTCATGGATATCATGTCGGACGGCGACGATATGGAAAAAGCCATCAATCAACTCAGGAAGTATACCAAGGATTCCTCCTCCGCCATCTTCGACTTCACCATCGGCAACCTCTATTTCCAGCAGGACAACCTGGAGGAAGCCTTGGCCTGGTACGACAAGGCGATCGAAAAGTTTCCATCCTTCCGCCGCGCCTACAAGAACGCCGGACTCATCCACGTCCGCAATGGCGATTTCAAGAAGGCGCTGCCGCTGATGACCAAGGTCATTGAACTGGGCGGCCACACCTCCATCGCCTACGGGCTGCTCGGTTTCGCCTACGGCTCGATCGAAAACCACCTCTGTGCCGAGTCGGCCTATCGCCAGGCCATCCTGCTCGATCCGGAAACGATCGACTGGCAGCTCGGCCTCGCCCGCAGTTTCTTTAAGCAGCAAAAGTTCGGCGACGCCGTCAGCCTGTGCAACACGCTCATCGCGAGGAAGCCCGACAATGCCGATTTCTGGTTGCTGCAGGCCAATGCCTATCTCGGCCTTAAGCAGCCGATGAAGGCCGCCGAAAACTATGAATATGTCAACGCCATGGGCACGGCCACCGCGGCCAGCATGACCATGCTCGCCGACATCTATGTGAACGAATCCCGTTGGGACATGGCGGCCGATGCCTACCTGCGCGCCTACGAACTCGACAACGGGAACAATCCCTCCAAGCCGTTGCGCGCCGCCAAGATCCTGGCCTCCCGCGGTTCGCTCGACCAGTCCAACCGCATGCTCAACCGCGTGGCCGAAAAGAAGAGCGCGCTCGACCAGTCCGACCTCAAGGAACTCCTCAAGCTCCAGGCGCGGGTTGCCGTGGCCGCCGGCGGGGGCGAGGATGTGGTGAAGATTCTCGAGGAGGTGGTCGAGGTCGATCCGCTCGATGGCGAGGCGCTCATCCTGCTCGCCCAGCACTATGGCCGCAACGTTCCTGAAAAGGCGGTCTTCTACTACGAACGCGCCGCCAACATCGAGAGCCACGAGGCCGAGGCCAAGCTCTACCACGGACAGCTGCTCGTCGGGCAGGCCAAATATGCCGATGCCCTGCCGCTCCTGCGCCGCGCCTACGAGCTCAAACCCCGTTCCGACATCGAGGACTACGTCAAGCAAGTCGAGCGCATCGCCAAAACCCGCAGTTAGGAGTGTTGAACCACAAAGGCACGAAGGACACAAAGATATCTGAGACGCCGGAAATGCTGTAGCTTAGTGTCCTTTGTGTCTTTGTGGTTAAATCCACATGGACTTGTTTTTGATAGACGGTATTGCGCCGTTTTTCCGGGGCTACGACCAGGAGGTCGTCAACTGGTCGAAGGCCCCGTTTTCGCATATCGAGTCCGGCGACCATCTCGACTTCGACCGGTGCCGGCAGATCCGCGCCGACTTCAAGACCTTCTGCCGCAAGGCCGCCGGGGCGGGCTATAACGCCATCACGCTCGACGACCTCGCCCACCTGTGCATCTTCGGTTTCTACGATGCCGCGTTGGTCAACAAGATTGCCGACTACCGCTGCTTCTTCGGCGAGTTGTTCAAGGATGCCGTGGCCGCTGGGTTGACGCCCTACATCACCACCGACCTGCTCTTTTTCAACGAAGCCATCGACCGGCACATCGCTTCCAACGACGATGCCCTGCGCACCTTTGCCGCCGATGCCTGCCGCCAGTTGTTTGAGAAATATCCGATGGTCGGCGGCATCATTGTCCGCATCGGCGAGGCCGACGGGCTGGACGTGGAGGGCGACTTCCATAGCCGCCTGGTGATTCGCCGCCCGCAGCAGGCGCGCAAAATGATCCAGGCCTTGCTGCCGGTCTTCGAGGAGTTCGATCGCCAACTGGTTTTCCGCACCTGGAGTGTCGGCGTGGGCCGGGTGGGGGACATCATCTGGAACCCCGACACCTTCGATGCCGTCTTTGCCGGATTGGAAAACGACCACCTCATCATTTCCATGAAATACGGCCAGTCCGACTTTTTCCGCTACCTCCCACTCAATCGCCTTTTCTTTCGCGGCGGCCACCGCAAGCTGGTCGAGTTCCAGGCGCGGCGCGAATACGAAGGCTTCGGCGAATATCCCTCCTTCATCGGCTACGACTACGAAAAAGTACGCAACAAGCTCGTCGGCCAGCACAACGTGGTCGGCATGTCCGTCTGGTGCCAGACCGGCGGATGGAGCGGCTTCCGGCGCCTGACGTTTCTCGACGACAACGCCGTCTGGAACGAGATCAACACGTTTGTCACCGTCCGCCTTTTTCGCGATGGCATCACCGCCGACCAGGCCATCCAGCACTATTACCGGGAGCACTATCCCGATCCGCACTGGCGCCCGCTGCAGGAGTTGCTACGCCTCTCCGATGAAGTCATCAAGGAGCTGCTCTATATCGAGGACTTTGCCTCGCGCAAAATATATTTCCGGCGGTTGCGCGTTCCGCCGCTGGTCACCGTCTACTGGCGCCACATTGTGGCCAACCATTTCATGCGCAAATTCATGCGGTGCTATGTCGGCGACGGCCAGCGCACCGTGAAGCAGGGTTTCCGGGCGCTGCAGAAAATCAAGCGCATGCAGGAACTTGCCGGGCCGCTCGGGTTGCCCGTCGAAGACCTCAAGTTCCAATACGACACCTTCAAGATCATCGCCACCGT from Pontiella desulfatans includes these protein-coding regions:
- a CDS encoding TonB-dependent receptor domain-containing protein; translation: MKYSLKTLLVVCCSFIVVQAYSQMGGIRGSVMDKDFEVPLTGVKVRISETGQEAETGDAGSYYLEQVPPGAYTLLFSKSGYTRFTKPEVVVMGGQLAEVEAALEGEYEEMDELVVRDIQLGGASEIGLLNLRMESSALMDSVGADLISQAGASDAAGALKLVSGTTVQDGKYAVVRGLPDRYVVSLLNGVRLPTADPDKRAVQLDQYPSSLIESVRVLKSFTPDQQGDASGGAVDVVLRGIPEKRVLKFSVGTKYNENYGGDEFLSYDTSENDYWGQREFEPAEDLAETIDGEQRNDRPIAQYPTTSYGVSQTDQPENYSWGIELGDRYDLDLFGEEVSVGGLAAFNYEQSATYYEGISDKYTLAPDNTYTNTGTISKEVDSEHVALTDMWDIKKGTYEINWSGAVGIGLEHELLKLNYLHVFTHNTEDTAIQSLDFRGRETYNPEYVDFVEPESSSDYLQDFSRYYAPYRRSESIVYAERDTESDQFGGELTLPVPDLNLGIIKFKRPVLDIKLSDSSSSLWKQKEMLDYFWYPGKATTEIAEGWEWDAGIPTDDILPGALENFVSGAAWLNPFTNSLGEVKAPPAVTEKWITDYAAFKSYIERHPELGLVFPQYAWYNGNVNVDGSNPQEITGVESNGTYVADSGIQLGNYQVIWQEVVEDSDQVAFNYKWDFENWTANKGFFKAGIFQDRVDRKYFQQTLSNISPDPSVSFDTGFKGTWDESLADLFAADSNTAVYSSFADIQYDGEQDLDAHYFMLDFPVFDFLTVRGGVRHEEFALKTFLEPDDYQYARTIKSGGGLGYLTSNETGYVEDADYSRVDNLPSIGFDLTPVEPITFRFNWAQTVAKQQFKEVVPIIQREYAGADAFYGNPDLVASPVDNLDLRLDYTPYPGGLISVSYFTKDITDPIQYYKGYDDYGNGYTFVTNYSSAWVDGYEFEIRQDLGRFFSPMEGMSVGANYTYITGEVDLGNGETSDVMEMPEYLYNLFCTYGIDFMDTKIGLFYTHQGDTLKTVKNDEGTPSPAIYALDYGALNFTISTKLTDHLKLSFKAKNLTDPDIQTVYRVDGLGDALHTSYTKGREYSVGVTASW
- a CDS encoding DUF3450 family protein; translated protein: MKKQIWMILAVSGAVACLAQDNELELTKETLSKWVETRKLISQEKEKWELEREVLGDRIDLVRSERDTLSSKIHETQSLITDADKKREDLVEENDALKNASATLVNRIFTLERSVLKLLPTLPVPVQDRMKPLSQRIPKNQETELSLSERYQNVVGIINELNKGANEISVVSEVRELPDGSTAEVQTLYLGFARAFYCTNKGDIAGVGHPGAEGWVWTSNNAIAQQVADSISILKNEKTAEFIPLPVGID
- a CDS encoding MotA/TolQ/ExbB proton channel family protein; the encoded protein is MNDSGFYHTHLRNRMERIVIFIASVLVLCSLYAFAEPEVKMQEKLDASLQELSNIRKGISQEKLPMVKGLNALEDEVMDVRLEHQKVMRQLDSRNLDLNNLRSEITMRKGEKSYISNLLGEYIRNFESRLHIAELDMYQEVIKAAVLAPDNTNLSDEEIFVKQTELVEASILRLQNSVGGSAFAGNAAGDDGLVKDGQFIVVGPVAIFASDDGSMAGIAEQQLGSLEPTVMPFADPANAAMVAATIKNMGGDFPFDASLGNARKIAETNETFSEHLAKGGKVGYVIVGMFVLCILVSIYKWIQLSLVPRVSEKRAMPVLKAILVNDHETAAAEIRKLKGPTGAMLTAGIEHIDEPKDLVEEVMYEELLTTRMSVNSLTPVLAVCASTAPLMGLLGTVTGIINTFKMITVFGSGDVKTLSGGISEALVTTEMGLVVAISALVFYAFLSRKAKSITDQMEQIGILFINRSTRAVEDEPAAAA
- a CDS encoding MotA/TolQ/ExbB proton channel family protein, producing MNLDLQAFWEQTLAIWTSGGWAMIALAADAFLIFYLGMSIFSRIRAKGYLYVSEKKMKRWVKEPAKGRGPVGKMIRFVMGARSLEEIGIFFDELNQTEIAPLNRDLKVMQTCVSIAPLMGLLGTVTGMLATFAALAGGSGGDKTMGMVAGGISEALITTETGLLVALPGLIFQYKLAREHAQYKAFLAHLQTVCSQRIYKQSLRKAA
- a CDS encoding ExbD/TolR family protein — its product is MGRFSSSSEDSSEVAVDISPLIDCVFILLIFFIVTTTFVEETGVEVDKPQAASSVQLEKTSIMIAVTDKGQIVYGGNDIGIAGVQPLVKRMMQKEDVPVIVQADQNVASGLMVRVIDEAKLAGAVKVSIATRKKQG
- a CDS encoding energy transducer TonB, with the translated sequence MSDHAIVKSFQWVLKQAMYAGSGVVFAFLLFLLLPILQVITSPPAKDLTIRSVDAVVEPPPPPPPMEEQEEPEPEEQPPPPPAVDAQPLDLSQLELALNPGDGGFGGGDFAINLAGVTGNSDEVDAIFSLSDLDQKPRVVYQPAPIYPPELARKNMQGTVYVLFIVDKTGRTRDLKVQKSTHPAFNNPALKAVKQWKFEPGKRKGKPVQFRMRVPITFQK
- a CDS encoding tetratricopeptide repeat protein, which produces MIAKQQNELATKGRKENKAFPFASFALSCGKKIILPSLLFVAASVSANEMLELLDGLPGAKASVAPAVAEAVHAEKDMSAIEKKEVSIKKPESMQDLSIWDEELFQKQFLASYGANAEIEPRVSAVEHEQMQKVMDIMSDGDDMEKAINQLRKYTKDSSSAIFDFTIGNLYFQQDNLEEALAWYDKAIEKFPSFRRAYKNAGLIHVRNGDFKKALPLMTKVIELGGHTSIAYGLLGFAYGSIENHLCAESAYRQAILLDPETIDWQLGLARSFFKQQKFGDAVSLCNTLIARKPDNADFWLLQANAYLGLKQPMKAAENYEYVNAMGTATAASMTMLADIYVNESRWDMAADAYLRAYELDNGNNPSKPLRAAKILASRGSLDQSNRMLNRVAEKKSALDQSDLKELLKLQARVAVAAGGGEDVVKILEEVVEVDPLDGEALILLAQHYGRNVPEKAVFYYERAANIESHEAEAKLYHGQLLVGQAKYADALPLLRRAYELKPRSDIEDYVKQVERIAKTRS